The Longimicrobiaceae bacterium region GCGCTCACGATGGCGCTCTGGAGGCGCAAGCCAGGTCCTGGGCTGCTGCACCACTCGGATCGGGGCGTGCAGTATGCCTCGACCCCCTACCAGGAGATCCTGGCCCAGCATGGGATCAGCTGCAGCATGAGCCGCAAGGGAGACTGCTGGGACAATGCAGTGGCCGAGAGCTTCTTCGCCACGCTGGAGTGGGAGCTGATCGAGGACAGCGACTGGCACACGAGAGAAGAGGCCCGGCGGGCGATCTTCGACTACATTGAGGCGTGGTACAATCGGCAGCGTCTGCATTCGAGCCTCGGCTACAAGAGCCCCGCCGAGTATGAGGACCAGCTCGCCCTCACCCCGAGGGTGGCTGCTTAACCCCCTGTCCGTCACCCGGGGGAAGTCCAGCTTCGGCGGTCCGGGCCAGAAGCGCTCCAGCAGCGCACGCAGCTGGTTGTTGCGCACGACCGCGCGGCCCGCCGGTTGCGGAGCAGCATCATCTGAGCAGCGGAATTGGTCCTGCCCTCCTGCGGAGGGAGACCCGTCCCCGAAACCCGGACCCTGAGCCGCCCGACATGCGCAGTGTTCTGCAGTGGATGCTGGTCTCCGCCGGTGTGCTGATGGCGGGCGGAACGGCGCTCGGCTTCAGCCGCAGCCCGCACTGGTTCGTCCGCGGGTGGGACTTCCCGCGCGCGCAGATCGCCTCGATCGCGGGACTCGCGGGCCTGCTGTACTACGCGTTCTTCTTCCAGGGGCGCGCGTGGGAGTGGGTGTTCCTGTCCGCGGTCGCGCTGACCGTCGCCTGGCAGTGCATCAAGATCCGCCCCTTCACCCCCCTGGCGTCCGTGCAGGTGGAGCGCGCCGACCACGCCCGAGTCCAGCGGCGGGAGGACGCCACGCTCCGGCTGCTGATCTGCAACGTGCTGATGGAGAACCGGGACCACGCCCGCTTCCTGCGCACCGTGCGGAAGCACGACCCGGACGTGGTCCTGGCCCTGGAGACCGACGCCGCCTGGGTCCGCGCGCTGGAGCCGCTCGCCCGGACGCACCCTCACACCGTGCTGCAGCCGCAGGACAACCACTACGGGCTGGCGCTCTTCTCCCGGCTCCCCCTGGTGGAGCCGCACGTGCGCTTCATCGTTCAGGACGACATCCCCTCCGTCCACACCGGGATCACGCTCCGCAGCGGTGACCGGATCGTGCTGCACGGCCTGCACCCGCGGCCGCCCGAGCCGATCGGCGACCAGGATTCCACCCCGCGCGACGCCGAGCTGGTGCTGGTGGGGCGGGAGATCGGCGAAGGCGAGGAGGTGCCGACGGTGGTGGCGGGCGACCTCAACGACGTGGCGTGGTCGCCCACCAGCGAGCTCTTCCTCCGGCTGAGCGGGCTCCTGGACCCGCGGGTGGGGCGGGGGCTCTTCAACAGCTACAACGCCAACAACCCGCTCTTCCGCTTCCCGCTGGACCACGTCTTCCACTCCGGCCACTTCCAGCTCGTCGAGCTGCGCCGGCTGGAGGCGGTCGGCTCCGACCACTTCCCGCTCCTGATCCGGCTGCTCTACGCACCCGAAGCCCGGCAGGAGCAGCCGGAGACCCCGCGGAAACCCGGCGATTTGGAGGACGCGGAGGAGCGGGTCCAGGAGGAGATGGAGGCCGCCCGCACCGGCGACGACCGGCCGTCGCGCGAATGACCTCTACACCTTCCTGGGGCGACCGGGCACGCGCCTACGTCGTCCACGTCTACACCGCCTCCGGGGTGGTGCTCGCGTTCCTCGCCGCCGCGGAGACCTGCGCTCCGGAGCCGGACCCGCGCCGGGTGTTCCTGTGGCTGGCGCTGGCCGTGCTGGTGGACGCCACCGACGGCCCGCTGGCCCGGCGATGGCAGGTGAAGGTGAACGCTCCGGGGATCGACGGGCGGACCATCGACGACATCGTGGACTACCTGACCTTCACCTTCCTCCCGCTGCTGCTGGTGTGGCGGATGGGGTGGGTGCCGGAGCCCGGGTGGGTGTGGGTGGCGCCCGCCCTCGTGGCGAGCCTCTTCGGCTTCGCGAACGCGGGCGCCAAGGACGAGGGGGGCGGGTTCTTCCTGGGATTCCCGTCGTACTGGAACATCGTGGCCTTCTACGCCGGAATCCTGTCCGCACGCGTCGGCCCGTGGCCTAACGCCGTGCTGCTCCTGGCGCTGGCGGTGCTGACGGTGGCCCCGGTACGGTTCGTCTACCCCAACCTGGCGCCGCGGCCGTGGCGGATCCCCGTGCTGGGGGGCGCCGTGGCGTGGCTGGCGATCCTCGCGGCGATGCTCCCCGGCTATCCGCACGCCACGCCGTGGCTGCTGTGGGCCTCACTCCTGTACCCGGTGTTCTACACGGCCCTCTCGCTGCACCTGGACGCCCGGCAACGCCGGGGCGTCTGAGCCGGCGAAGCTTCACGAGGCCGACGCAGCCTTCGCCAGCGCCCGCAGCATCTCGCGCCGGATCAGACCGCTGAAGGGCCCCACCACCCGCCAGTAGCGCAGGAAGCGTCGGCGGCTCTCGGCGTCCGTGCAGCGCACCCGCGTCTCCGGGCGAGCCGGGTGGTGCCGTCCGGACCGGGCGTCAGCGTGAAGCTCCACGCCGCCTTGGCGTAGCCGGGCCGCTCCCACTTCCGCCATCCCTCGGCCGGAACGGGCACGATCCCCCCGTCCGCCCTCCAGAAGCGCCCGACCAGCCCCAGCAGCAGCTCCTCACCCGGGCGCTCTCCCAGCAGAGTGAACCCGCCGCGCAGCAGCTCGTCCGCGGTGAGCCCCAGCCCCGGCTTCCCGGCGCGGCGGGCCGAAAGCACCTCGCGCGGACGGGTGAGCAGCGCCGGGACACCGCGCAGCAGGAACAGTGTGCGGATGACGGGGGAGCGCCCCAGCTCCAGTGCGCGAACGGCGGCCCACACCCGTTCCGGCGGCGCGGCGACCTCCCGGTGGTGGCGCGAGGCCACGTCGTACCCGGGCAGGAACGCATCGAACAGGACCGGCGCTTCGGCGCGCATGAAGGGAGGAGGAGGGGAGAGGAAACGTTGGCTCCGGCCCGTCGACGAGGCGGGGCCGACCCTCCCGGTGGATGGTCGGCTCCGCGCCGGAGTGCGGCACGACGGAGACGGCTACGTCAGGCCCGCGGCCGGTGCGGGCTCCGGCTCCGCGGCGGGGGCCTGCACCGGGCGGAGGAGGAGCCATCCGACGATCCCCGCCACGAGCGAAGCGGCGAGAATCCCCATCTTCGCCTCGTCCACCATCGCGCCGGTGGGGAAGGCGAGCGTGGCGATGAAGAGCGACATGGTGAAGCCGATCCCCCCCAGCCAGCTCACCCCGTGCAGCGCGCGCCAGGTGATCCCCTCCGGCCTCGTCGCCAGCCCGGCACGCACCGCCGCCCAGGAGAAGAGCGTGATCCCGATGGGCTTCCCGACCACCAGGCCCAGGATGACGCCCAGCGTCACGGGGTGGGCGAACGCCTCCGCCACGTTCCCGGAGAGGTGGACCCCCGCGTTGGCCAGGGCGAAGAGGGGGATGATGATGAACGCCACCCAGGGCTGGAGGTCGTGCTCGATCCGCTGCAGCGGAGACTGCGCCGCCTCGCAGGTGCTCTCGATGGCCTGGATCACCGTCTGCTGGCCGTGGTTGGTGAGGACGTCGGCCCCCTCCACGCCGGCCGCGTCGAACTCCTCCATCAGGTGGCGGCCGCGGTCCAGGAACTCCGCCGTGTCGATCCGGTTGCGCGCCGGGATCGCCATGGCCGAGAGGACCCCGGCCACCGTGGCGTGGATCCCCGAGGCCAGGAAGGCGGCCCAGAGGCCGATCCCCAGGAGGAGGTACACCAGCGGGGTGCGCACCCCCAGCCGGTTCGCCGCCACCATCGCCGCCAGGAAGGCCGCGGCGGCGAGCAGCGCCGTCCAGGAGACGCCGGCCGTGTAGAAGAAGGCGATCACCAGCACCGCCCCGATGTCGTCCACGATGGCGAGCGCGGCCAGGAACACCTTGAGCGCCAGCGGGGCCCGCGGCCCCAGCAGCGCCAGCACCCCCAGCGCGAAGGCGATGTCGGTGGCCATGGGGATCCCCCACCCGGACGCTCCCGGCCCGCCCGCGTTGAGCGCCGCGTAGACGAGCGCGGGGACCACCATGCCGCCCACCGCGGCGGCGATGGGGAGGGCGGCGCGCTTCACCGACGCCAGCTCCCCCACCAGCACCTCGCGCTTGATCTCCAGCCCCACCAGGAAGAAGAAGACGGCCATCAAGCCGTCGTTGATGAAGTGGTGGAAGGTGAGGTGGAACTCGTAGTTCGCCCAGCCGATCTCCAGGTCCGTCTCCCACAGGTGATGGTAGCTCTCCGCCAGCGGGGAGTTGGCCAGGACCAAGGCGATCAGCGTGCAGAGGATCAGGACGATCCCGCCGGAAGACTCGACGCGCGCGAAGCGCTGGAAGGGGGTGAGGATCCGCTCGATGGGCGTCCTCGGCCCGCTGGAAACCAACAACGGTGCGCTTGCCATTCCGTTCCGTCTCTCCTGAAGTGTCTACCCGCGGCCCTGCGGCCATCCGGACGAAGCCGCCCATGAGAGCCGGAAAGTAACCCCGCACGGCCCGCGCCGGAATCCCCCGTGACGTGCGAAAGGCGCAGCAGCTCTGGATTTTTCGAGGTGCCCGCCGGGGAGCGCACCCTCCCCGCGGCAGGCGTCGGGCGGCGCGGCGAGCCGGGCGGCGAGCACACCCGCCACGGCCGGCAGTCCGTCCCCGCCGACCGGGCGCCGGAGTAGCGGCGGGACCGGAACGGATGCGCGCGAGGGCCCCTCTCCACGGCGGAGAGGGGCCCTCGCCCTGCCGGTCCGGTGCGGCCCGGCGGGCCGATCAGACCAGGAGCACCGTGATGACGGCGGTGATGGCGGCGGCGACCGTCATCACCAGCGAGTACGTCCACCCCAGGGCCAGGTACTTGACCCCGGTCTTCAGCAGCGACTGCCCGTACACGCGCCGCATCGCCAGGAAGGTGTAGAGCAGCACCCAGAGGACGAGCACCCCGACGACGGTGGAGTTGCGCGCCAGGAGCATCACCCCGAACGTCGCGAAGGCGAAGGCGTGCAGGTGCAGGGCGAAGACGAAGTGCTCCACGTACAGCCTCCCCCGCCGGGCGTAAAGCAGCTTGAGTAGCAGCGCGAAGACCGGGAGGAGCACGAACATCATGGTGGGGACGTGCTCCCGGAACTCCTTCATCACCTCGCGGAACGCCTCCCCCGGCGTCATGCGGCGGAAGTGCGCCCGCTTCTCTTCCAGCAGGTGCTTCAGCAGCGGGTTGGGCACGCTGACCTCGATCTCGTCCACCCAGGACTTCTCTCCGGGCCCAGGCGCCCCCCCCTCCACCGCCGCCGCCGGGCTCGCGTCCGCCGCCACCACCGGCGCCTCCTCCGCCCCGGCGGGAGCGGGGGCCGGGGCGGAGGCCCCGGGCTCGTCCAGTCCCACGTTGAGCCAGTCCGAGTCGAGCACGGAGACGAGCAGGAAGAAGATCACGCTCGTGCCCAGGTACAGCTTCAGCGGGCGGATGTAGCGGACGATGCGGCCGCGCAGGTACTCCCGCGTCAGGAACCCGGGGCGGGCGAGCAGGAAGAGGACGGTGACCGGGAGGCGCGAGCTGAGCGCCATCTCGTCCTCCAGGAAGTCCGCCGCCAGGGCGGGCAGGGAGACCAGCCGGTTGCGGCGCTCCTGCCCGCATCGGGGGCAGTAGCGGCCCGGGGTCTCGCACGCGCAGTTGACGCAGGGGGCCCCGTGCGCGACCGGCGGCTCCGCGGAGCTGGCGGTGGCAACGGCGAACGGGACGGGGAAGCGGATTCTCCGGATGCGGAGCATGGCAGGAGCGCGGCAGGGGGTACGTCGTTGCGGACCACCAAGATACGGCATCGCGCGCCGGAATGCGAGGGCGGCGGCATGCGCGGTGCATCCATGTCCCCTTCCACGCGCGGCCCCGTGGCCGCGGCCTTCACCCGTGCCCGCACCGCCATGACCATCCGACGCACCGCACCGCTCGCCGCCCTCGTGGCCGTGCTCGCCGCCGGGTGCACCGGGGTCGTCCCGGAGCCCGCGCCGCCCGCCCCCCGGGCCGTCCCCACCCTGGAGGGTCCCGTGCCGCCCCTCCCGGAAGATGTCGCGCGGCAGCCGCGGCCCGATGCGGGGATCCAGGGCGTCTACCGGCTGATGCAGGTGAACGGCTCCACCCTCCCGGCCGTCGTGGACCGGCGCGGCGGGTGCGAGGTACGGGCGGTGCACGGCACCCTCTCGCTGGAGGAGGGCGGCTTCTCGTTCAGCGGCACCACGCAGGAGGTCTGCGGGGCGACCACGCGCCCCCCGGTCGCCCACCGCGCGGAGGGGCGCTACGCGCGCGATGGCGCCACCGTCCGCTTCACCGCGGGCGCGGCGACCGCCTTCGGCTCCGCGACGGGGCAGGTCCTGGACGAGCGCACCCTGCAGGTGACGGACGTCACCGCCGGTGGCCGCACCCGCACCCTGGCGCTGGAGTTCCGCAGGGAGGACCCGCGGATGTAGCGGGCGGAGCGCGGGGAACGCGAAGGGGCCGCGGGACCGGAGTCCCGCGGCCGCCTACCGGGCGAAGTCCGCGATCAGCTGGGGGGCGGAGGCGTCGAACCCGACCACGTCCAGCATCCCCCCGTCCTCCGGGTCCGCGATGCTGAACCCGCTGGACGCCATCCCGACGACGGCCAGCTTCGCCGGGATCCCCGTCCGCTCCCGGTACTCGCGGAGCGCCTGCGCGGGGTGCACCTCTCCCGCCCAGGTCTCGTTGTCGGTGTAGACCACGAAGGTGTCCACCGTCCACCGGTGCTTCGCCGCCTCCAGCATCGGCAGCGCGCAGTCCGTCCCCCCGAAGGGGATCCCACTGACCGTCCGGACCACGTCGTCCAGGCGCTGCCGCGGGGAGATGGCCAGCGGCGTGAGCCCGCTGCTCATCCCCCACCGCCCGGGGTGGCTCCCGCTGGTGAAGGCCACGAAGTGGTGCTGCGTCTCCGTGGCCGCGGTGACGAGCGCCATCGCCGCCGACGCCTCCCGGCAGCTCAGGAACTCCATCCCCAGGATGCGGGCCTCCATCGACCCGGACACGTCCAGCGCCAGGAGGGTGCGCTTCCCCGTGGGCTGCACGCTCGCGAAGGCCAGGTAGAAGGCCGCGTCCAGCGCGTCCACCACCTGTGGGACGGGGGTCCAGCTGGCCTGTCCCCGCATCCCGTGCCCCTGCGCGTACGTCCGGAGCGCCGCCAGCACCGCGACGGGGTGCACCCGCGCCCGCCGCAGCGCCTCCCCGTCCGTCAGGCGGGCGGCCACCGTCCTCGCCGCCTCGCTCATCGGTGCCAGGAGCCCCACTCCGCTCATCACCCCCAGGTTGCGGATCAGCGCCGTCAGCGGCATCTCCTGCAGCAGCGCCTCCCACACCGCGGGCTCCCGGAGCAGCTCCG contains the following coding sequences:
- a CDS encoding IS3 family transposase; its protein translation is MVLDLASRRVVGWAMRTTLEAALATDALTMALWRRKPGPGLLHHSDRGVQYASTPYQEILAQHGISCSMSRKGDCWDNAVAESFFATLEWELIEDSDWHTREEARRAIFDYIEAWYNRQRLHSSLGYKSPAEYEDQLALTPRVAA
- a CDS encoding endonuclease/exonuclease/phosphatase family protein codes for the protein MRSVLQWMLVSAGVLMAGGTALGFSRSPHWFVRGWDFPRAQIASIAGLAGLLYYAFFFQGRAWEWVFLSAVALTVAWQCIKIRPFTPLASVQVERADHARVQRREDATLRLLICNVLMENRDHARFLRTVRKHDPDVVLALETDAAWVRALEPLARTHPHTVLQPQDNHYGLALFSRLPLVEPHVRFIVQDDIPSVHTGITLRSGDRIVLHGLHPRPPEPIGDQDSTPRDAELVLVGREIGEGEEVPTVVAGDLNDVAWSPTSELFLRLSGLLDPRVGRGLFNSYNANNPLFRFPLDHVFHSGHFQLVELRRLEAVGSDHFPLLIRLLYAPEARQEQPETPRKPGDLEDAEERVQEEMEAARTGDDRPSRE
- the nhaA gene encoding Na+/H+ antiporter NhaA — its product is MASAPLLVSSGPRTPIERILTPFQRFARVESSGGIVLILCTLIALVLANSPLAESYHHLWETDLEIGWANYEFHLTFHHFINDGLMAVFFFLVGLEIKREVLVGELASVKRAALPIAAAVGGMVVPALVYAALNAGGPGASGWGIPMATDIAFALGVLALLGPRAPLALKVFLAALAIVDDIGAVLVIAFFYTAGVSWTALLAAAAFLAAMVAANRLGVRTPLVYLLLGIGLWAAFLASGIHATVAGVLSAMAIPARNRIDTAEFLDRGRHLMEEFDAAGVEGADVLTNHGQQTVIQAIESTCEAAQSPLQRIEHDLQPWVAFIIIPLFALANAGVHLSGNVAEAFAHPVTLGVILGLVVGKPIGITLFSWAAVRAGLATRPEGITWRALHGVSWLGGIGFTMSLFIATLAFPTGAMVDEAKMGILAASLVAGIVGWLLLRPVQAPAAEPEPAPAAGLT
- a CDS encoding DUF3667 domain-containing protein; the protein is MLRIRRIRFPVPFAVATASSAEPPVAHGAPCVNCACETPGRYCPRCGQERRNRLVSLPALAADFLEDEMALSSRLPVTVLFLLARPGFLTREYLRGRIVRYIRPLKLYLGTSVIFFLLVSVLDSDWLNVGLDEPGASAPAPAPAGAEEAPVVAADASPAAAVEGGAPGPGEKSWVDEIEVSVPNPLLKHLLEEKRAHFRRMTPGEAFREVMKEFREHVPTMMFVLLPVFALLLKLLYARRGRLYVEHFVFALHLHAFAFATFGVMLLARNSTVVGVLVLWVLLYTFLAMRRVYGQSLLKTGVKYLALGWTYSLVMTVAAAITAVITVLLV
- a CDS encoding TROVE domain-containing protein; this encodes MMMDFTRYVATRLRRLRTPQSEPIPGTAQVPNSAGGFAWAVDRWTRLDRFLVLGSEGGTFYVGERELTVQNAASVAECIAEDGVRVVRRVVEMSASGRAPKNDPALFVLAMAAGLGDETTRRAALEALPRVARTGTHLFHWLRYVQAFRGWGRGVRRAVGAWYTAKPARELAYQLLKYPSRNGWSHRDALRLAHPRPESEEQRILFRRVVSRQTGEIPPELEGTETVRLLRAVDELHGSDPVAPARAAARVREHRLTREMLPTELLREPAVWEALLQEMPLTALIRNLGVMSGVGLLAPMSEAARTVAARLTDGEALRRARVHPVAVLAALRTYAQGHGMRGQASWTPVPQVVDALDAAFYLAFASVQPTGKRTLLALDVSGSMEARILGMEFLSCREASAAMALVTAATETQHHFVAFTSGSHPGRWGMSSGLTPLAISPRQRLDDVVRTVSGIPFGGTDCALPMLEAAKHRWTVDTFVVYTDNETWAGEVHPAQALREYRERTGIPAKLAVVGMASSGFSIADPEDGGMLDVVGFDASAPQLIADFAR